Proteins encoded by one window of Xiphias gladius isolate SHS-SW01 ecotype Sanya breed wild chromosome 15, ASM1685928v1, whole genome shotgun sequence:
- the LOC120800291 gene encoding myelin and lymphocyte protein-like translates to MASNTATMGNLPSGIGICTTIPDILYLPELIFGGLVWILVACTLVVPQNPQGWVMFVSVFCFIMTFIWMVVFACGGHHNKGSWAAADFAYHGIAAFFYLSASVALAKVTLEMKDGPEFQNYQLDISAVVFSYVATFLYFIHTILSAIRWKSF, encoded by the exons ATGGCCTCCAACACTGCCACCATGGGGAACCTCCCCAGCGGGATCGGAATATGCACGACCATCCCCGACATCCTCTACCTGCCCGAGCTG ATCTTCGGTGGCCTGGTGTGGATCCTGGTGGCGTGCACGCTGGTGGTGCCCCAGAACCCTCAGGGCTGGGTCATGTTCGTCTCCGTCTTCTGCTTCATCATGACCTTCATCTGGATGGTGGTGTTCGCCTGTGGGGGGCATCACAACAAAGGCAGCTGGGCTGCAGCA GACTTTGCGTATCACGGCATCGCTGCCTTCTTCTACCTCAGTGCGTCAGTGGCTTTGGCCAAAGTGACCCTGGAGATGAAGGATGGACCCGAGTTCCAAAACTACCAGCTGGACATCTCTGCAGTG GTCTTCTCGTACGTGGCGACTTTCCTCTACTTCATCCACACCATCCTGTCTGCCATCCGATGGAAGTCTTTCTAG
- the lgalsla gene encoding galectin-related protein isoform X2: MDETRRAAAQGRKKWGIPQRSGADERKPTARSTDRDAQRNLAVPFRGHIAGGMRPGRKVVVVGVVDPRPDRFYIALTCGCGTSREPPPDVALELCVRFKDRQVLRNACVSGSWGDVERAVPFFPFIRDQPFKNESATREKRRPVPLFIGRNICNGTMN, encoded by the exons ATGGATGAAACGCGCAGAGCGGCGGCGCAGGGCAGGAAG AAATGGGGAATTCCGCAGAGAAGTGGGGCCGATGAGAGGAAACCGACGGCGCGCTCTACTGACCGAGACGCTCAGAGAAATCTG GCGGTTCCTTTCAGGGGTCACATCGCAGGTGGGATGCGGCCGGGGAGGAAGGTCGTAGTGGTGGGTGTTGTGGACCCCCGTCCTGACAG GTTCTACATTGCCCTGACGTGTGGTTGTGGGACGTCCAGGGAGCCTCCGCCCGATGTGGCTCTGGAGCTCTGCGTTCGATTCAAGGACCGACAGGTCCTGAGAAACGCCTGTGTGTCTGGATCCTGGGGAGACGTTGAGAGAGCTGTCCCTTTCTTCCCCTTCATCAGAGACCAGCCGTTCAAG AATGAATCTGCTACCAGAGAAAAACGTCGACCGGTGCCACTGTTCATAGGGAGAAACATCTGTAATGGTACCATGAACTGA
- the lgalsla gene encoding galectin-related protein isoform X3, translating to MAEGSAERARLKLYVGADSVDRSRQRQTNWTCSWFSLLFVSFRPTWMKRAERRRRAGRFYIALTCGCGTSREPPPDVALELCVRFKDRQVLRNACVSGSWGDVERAVPFFPFIRDQPFKMEIHCEQSRFRVFVDGQQLFDFHHRLTSLGGVDTLWVKGSITITKLA from the exons AGCCAGGTTGAAGCTTTACGTCGGCGCTGACTCAGTCGACAGGAGTCGTCAGAGGCAGACAAACTGGACCTGCAGCtggttttctctgctgtttgtttccttcagACCAACATGGATGAAACGCGCAGAGCGGCGGCGCAGGGCAGGAAG GTTCTACATTGCCCTGACGTGTGGTTGTGGGACGTCCAGGGAGCCTCCGCCCGATGTGGCTCTGGAGCTCTGCGTTCGATTCAAGGACCGACAGGTCCTGAGAAACGCCTGTGTGTCTGGATCCTGGGGAGACGTTGAGAGAGCTGTCCCTTTCTTCCCCTTCATCAGAGACCAGCCGTTCAAG ATGGAGATTCACTGCGAGCAAAGCCGGTTTCGTGTGTTCGTGGACGGGCAGCAGCTGTTTGACTTCCACCACAGGCTGACGTCCCTCGGCGGCGTGGACACGTTGTGGGTCAAAGGTAGCATTACCATCACTAAACTGGCCTGA
- the pgap4 gene encoding transmembrane protein 246, whose translation MPRWRALFSQYLRWSSTVTQALVLSVITFCIVLPLCCHQVLYSYFFIRSMYLDSMSEEVLRESLNRGQDSLRFWQSASTAAAASSRFNDIARHPELLVTVVTARRNEGRDFHYLLQVMRQLSRIVGGCGDRRCAEVLVCDVESSPQENQDAKLLEAHFRVIRRSPEEQETNRERINTFEREKRDYVFCLRKGWQLVKPKNMVVLEDDALPREDFFTVIKDLLSRRFALHTLYVKLYHPERLQRYWNPEPYRILEWVGLGLVGATALLLTFPYWNPCSFSFTLSVGHLLFFTLYFMAAAELLGRHYLLEVRRLSPQLYAVSPATECCTPAMLYPGNASLRVANYLDGSFCIKGNAKDMVLYHMARTIPGERSHSVEPNLISHIGAYSSVRANPSRPKLL comes from the coding sequence ATGCCTCGATGGAGAGCCTTATTCAGTCAGTACTTGCGATGGTCCAGCACCGTCACTCAAGCCCTCGTCCTTTCCGTCATCACGTTTTGCATCGTTCTTCCTCTGTGCTGCCACCAGGTGCTTTACTCGTACTTCTTCATCAGGTCCATGTACCTGGACTCCATGAGTGAGGAAGTACTGAGGGAAAGTCTCAACCGAGGTCAGGATTCCCTGCGCTTCTGGCAGAGCGCTTCCACCGCAGCGGCAGCGTCTTCCAGATTCAACGACATCGCCCGACATCCAGAGCTGCTGGTTACCGTGGTGACAGCCAGGCGGAACGAGGGCCGGGACTTCCACTACCTGCTCCAGGTGATGCGGCAGCTGAGTCGCATTGTAGGAGGCTGTGGGGACCGGCGGTGTGCAGAGGTGCTGGTCTGTGATGTGGAAAGCAGCCCCCAGGAAAACCAGGATGCCAAGCTGTTGGAGGCCCACTTCAGGGTGATCCGGCGTTCCCCTGAGGAGCAGGAGACGAACCGGGAACGAATCAACACCTTCGAGAGGGAGAAGCGGGATTACGTCTTTTGTCTCCGCAAAGGATGGCAGCTGGTGAAGCCCAAAAACATGGTTGTCCTAGAGGATGATGCTTTGCCGAGAGAGGATTTTTTCACAGTTATAAAAGACCTTCTGTCACGTCGGTTTGCCCTCCACACTCTTTACGTCAAGCTGTATCATCCTGAAAGGCTTCAGCGCTACTGGAACCCAGAGCCTTACCGAATCCTGGAATGGGTGGGACTCGGGTTGGTCGGAGCGACGgccctcctcctcacctttccCTACTGGAACCCCTGTTCATTCTCCTTCACGCTGTCGGTCGGtcacctcctcttcttcaccctTTACTTCATGGCTGCCGCGGAGCTGCTGGGTCGGCATTACCTTCTGGAGGTGCGGAGACTTTCTCCGCAGCTGTACGCCGTCTCCCCGGCCACCGAGTGCTGCACCCCAGCCATGCTCTACCCCGGCAACGCCTCGCTTAGAGTGGCCAACTATCTGGACGGCTCGTTCTGCATCAAGGGGAACGCCAAAGACATGGTTCTGTATCACATGGCGAGGACGATCCCCGGGGAAAGGTCTCACAGCGTGGAACCCAACCTCATCAGCCACATAGGGGCATATTCCTCAGTCAGGGCGAACCCATCCAGGCCCAAACTCCTCTGA
- the lgalsla gene encoding galectin-related protein isoform X1 has protein sequence MDETRRAAAQGRKKWGIPQRSGADERKPTARSTDRDAQRNLAVPFRGHIAGGMRPGRKVVVVGVVDPRPDRFYIALTCGCGTSREPPPDVALELCVRFKDRQVLRNACVSGSWGDVERAVPFFPFIRDQPFKMEIHCEQSRFRVFVDGQQLFDFHHRLTSLGGVDTLWVKGSITITKLA, from the exons ATGGATGAAACGCGCAGAGCGGCGGCGCAGGGCAGGAAG AAATGGGGAATTCCGCAGAGAAGTGGGGCCGATGAGAGGAAACCGACGGCGCGCTCTACTGACCGAGACGCTCAGAGAAATCTG GCGGTTCCTTTCAGGGGTCACATCGCAGGTGGGATGCGGCCGGGGAGGAAGGTCGTAGTGGTGGGTGTTGTGGACCCCCGTCCTGACAG GTTCTACATTGCCCTGACGTGTGGTTGTGGGACGTCCAGGGAGCCTCCGCCCGATGTGGCTCTGGAGCTCTGCGTTCGATTCAAGGACCGACAGGTCCTGAGAAACGCCTGTGTGTCTGGATCCTGGGGAGACGTTGAGAGAGCTGTCCCTTTCTTCCCCTTCATCAGAGACCAGCCGTTCAAG ATGGAGATTCACTGCGAGCAAAGCCGGTTTCGTGTGTTCGTGGACGGGCAGCAGCTGTTTGACTTCCACCACAGGCTGACGTCCCTCGGCGGCGTGGACACGTTGTGGGTCAAAGGTAGCATTACCATCACTAAACTGGCCTGA